A stretch of Treponema vincentii F0403 DNA encodes these proteins:
- a CDS encoding phage tail tape measure protein, with the protein MADVKARVLLTLKDLYSKELGKMGTATKKFSSDTLAAVNKIDSVFSGMKTKLGAIGVSLSLGAASNQIIDLDARLTRMGMTADASAEQINALKQKIFEAAQDPNIKIDPSKIVDALDVVMTKTGSLEYVEANIKNIAVALQASGAAGEEMGDVFSEFQKKGFAAAEISQLMDDLVKQGDQGEYTFQKFAKTGKAVLSSYSTIGSTVEDVKKLNAVMQILVADTKNEELAATALDAVIAELSDPNKQEKLGIIGVRVRDSAGEFRDLAEIMDDVLAVAQKEGNIDFLSEVFGVTSMKAVRAFQNYGKNYKKLTEGLGDTTGALEAKSARMAGTMKANLQNLQTTFLKFADTNLAKPLERLNDLLSYLSEKPERLEKVFNTIKYGLSAIVAVKGLAKVSGFIGSISSGIRTLTGGSMQAALGGALPGNGAGAASGLPVFVTNMEQGGMGASNGLSQAASGGAAGTPTLGGIMDANAQNFRNGAIQMGVLQTVTTGMVKTLAAIDEVRSINADDSLSGKEKAQKKGGAIGDAIGTTVGTGLGVAAGAFAAGKIGAAIGTFIAPGIGTAIGGAIGMAGGGLVGWLGGKLGRTVGEKIGEAVGKDEVIPESAAVREELESVQQLPAAPVTAELTGNAVMDLNINLSGERPTVSAKVQRNSTPFQYNTGRIQEAREAF; encoded by the coding sequence ATGGCGGACGTTAAAGCCCGCGTTTTACTGACATTAAAAGACTTATACTCAAAAGAACTCGGTAAAATGGGAACGGCAACAAAAAAGTTTTCTTCCGATACGCTTGCTGCAGTCAATAAAATCGATAGCGTATTTTCCGGGATGAAAACAAAGCTCGGAGCCATCGGCGTATCCCTTTCTCTTGGAGCTGCTTCAAACCAAATTATTGACCTTGATGCCCGCCTTACCCGTATGGGTATGACTGCCGATGCTTCTGCAGAACAAATCAATGCACTAAAGCAGAAAATCTTTGAAGCAGCGCAAGACCCGAATATCAAAATAGACCCGTCAAAAATTGTCGATGCCCTTGATGTCGTTATGACAAAAACGGGCAGCTTAGAATACGTCGAGGCGAATATTAAAAATATCGCAGTTGCATTGCAGGCATCCGGTGCAGCCGGTGAAGAAATGGGGGATGTATTCTCTGAATTTCAAAAAAAAGGTTTTGCAGCTGCTGAAATCTCCCAACTGATGGACGATTTGGTAAAACAAGGAGATCAGGGAGAATATACGTTTCAAAAATTTGCAAAAACGGGAAAGGCTGTTTTATCTTCGTATTCTACGATAGGAAGTACCGTTGAAGATGTAAAAAAATTAAACGCCGTTATGCAGATACTTGTCGCAGATACAAAAAATGAAGAACTTGCGGCAACCGCTTTGGATGCCGTTATTGCAGAACTTTCCGATCCTAATAAACAAGAAAAGCTGGGGATTATTGGTGTCCGCGTCCGTGATAGTGCCGGAGAATTTAGAGACCTTGCCGAGATTATGGACGATGTATTGGCTGTCGCACAAAAAGAAGGCAATATCGATTTTTTATCGGAAGTGTTCGGCGTTACGAGTATGAAGGCGGTACGTGCTTTTCAAAACTACGGCAAAAATTATAAAAAACTCACAGAGGGCTTAGGAGATACGACTGGTGCCCTTGAAGCAAAATCTGCGCGCATGGCAGGGACAATGAAGGCAAATCTCCAAAACCTTCAAACAACGTTTTTAAAATTTGCAGATACAAATTTAGCAAAACCATTAGAGCGGTTAAATGATTTACTTTCGTATCTTTCAGAAAAACCTGAACGGCTGGAGAAAGTATTTAACACGATAAAATACGGACTTAGCGCAATCGTTGCCGTGAAAGGACTCGCAAAAGTATCGGGTTTTATCGGCTCTATTTCAAGCGGTATTAGAACACTCACGGGCGGCAGTATGCAAGCGGCACTCGGCGGAGCTCTTCCCGGAAATGGAGCAGGGGCTGCAAGCGGTCTTCCGGTATTTGTTACAAATATGGAACAAGGCGGTATGGGGGCTTCAAACGGTCTTTCTCAAGCTGCTTCAGGCGGCGCAGCAGGAACACCGACGCTTGGAGGAATTATGGATGCCAATGCGCAGAACTTTAGAAACGGCGCTATTCAAATGGGTGTGCTGCAAACCGTTACAACAGGGATGGTGAAGACACTCGCTGCTATCGATGAGGTTCGCAGTATTAATGCCGATGACTCTTTAAGCGGTAAAGAAAAAGCGCAGAAAAAAGGCGGCGCGATAGGTGATGCAATCGGTACAACAGTCGGCACAGGTCTCGGTGTTGCCGCCGGTGCTTTTGCTGCCGGTAAAATTGGAGCCGCAATCGGAACATTTATTGCTCCCGGCATCGGTACGGCAATAGGGGGAGCGATCGGTATGGCTGGAGGAGGTCTCGTCGGTTGGCTTGGTGGAAAGCTCGGCCGCACGGTCGGGGAGAAGATTGGCGAAGCAGTCGGCAAGGATGAAGTCATTCCTGAAAGCGCTGCGGTACGAGAAGAACTTGAATCGGTTCAGCAACTCCCTGCAGCACCAGTAACGGCAGAGCTTACCGGCAATGCCGTTATGGATCTTAATATCAATCTTTCCGGTGAGCGGCCGACCGTTTCTGCAAAAGTGCAGCGGAACTCCACGCCGTTTCAGTATAATACCGGCCGCATTCAAGAAGCAAGGGAAGCGTTTTAA
- a CDS encoding phage virion morphogenesis protein, with protein MSGAMVTVDLGEIQKLAEVLNHSALSAADRQALMKGLGGEIVEQSRSRILETQLDPEGVQWQDYAASTLRGLKAKGLESVVSLLHRSGMLQSSIDVQRKSSWDVLVGSVMEYAAVHQWGYKPRNIPARPYLGLSTDDIADLTELAALFLKGKIG; from the coding sequence TTGAGCGGCGCGATGGTTACCGTCGATCTCGGCGAAATCCAAAAACTGGCAGAGGTGCTCAATCATTCCGCGCTTTCAGCCGCTGACCGGCAAGCGCTGATGAAAGGACTTGGAGGAGAAATTGTCGAGCAATCGCGTTCAAGAATCCTTGAAACGCAACTCGATCCTGAAGGTGTCCAATGGCAGGATTATGCCGCGTCCACGCTGCGCGGACTAAAAGCGAAAGGGCTTGAATCGGTCGTTTCTCTTTTACACCGTTCGGGGATGCTGCAATCTTCAATCGACGTGCAGCGCAAAAGCAGCTGGGATGTACTGGTCGGCTCTGTTATGGAGTATGCCGCCGTCCATCAATGGGGCTATAAACCGCGGAATATCCCTGCTCGTCCGTACCTCGGATTAAGCACTGACGATATTGCCGATTTAACTGAACTTGCGGCACTGTTTCTTAAAGGAAAGATCGGATGA
- a CDS encoding tyrosine-type recombinase/integrase encodes MTPYDDFLDYLYECELSENTISSYRYSLKEFFSKFTEFNKTNAIQYKKWLIGCRKSKTIALRITALNKYADFIGRPQEKIKRIKIQKQLYVENVPNDEEYGRVCEYARQHNQKAYWLVRFLAGTGMRISELTKLKGICLIEGCARMHSKGKQRLILIPKNLIEDSKEFFREKAADESLFLSRYGKPLTTRAAAMQLKSIGCKAGVRKEVMHPHAFRHYFAIKMLKATGNDISLVSSYLGHSNIATTAIYTMRTKDEQVNLLNAQMSW; translated from the coding sequence ATGACACCTTATGATGATTTTTTAGATTACCTGTATGAATGCGAACTATCTGAAAATACGATTAGCTCGTATCGGTATTCACTGAAAGAGTTTTTTTCAAAATTTACTGAATTCAATAAAACAAATGCGATTCAATATAAAAAATGGCTTATAGGATGTAGAAAATCAAAAACAATCGCATTACGGATTACTGCCTTAAATAAATATGCAGATTTTATAGGACGGCCGCAAGAAAAAATAAAAAGAATAAAGATACAAAAACAATTGTACGTTGAGAATGTTCCCAATGATGAAGAATACGGACGAGTATGTGAATATGCACGACAACATAATCAGAAGGCCTATTGGCTTGTTCGGTTCCTTGCCGGTACGGGAATGCGCATATCGGAATTAACAAAATTAAAAGGAATTTGTCTGATTGAAGGTTGTGCACGGATGCACTCTAAAGGGAAACAACGCTTAATATTAATTCCCAAAAACCTGATAGAAGATTCAAAAGAGTTTTTCCGCGAGAAAGCTGCAGACGAGTCTTTGTTTCTTTCTCGATACGGGAAGCCGCTGACAACAAGAGCGGCTGCTATGCAGCTGAAGTCTATTGGCTGCAAAGCAGGAGTAAGAAAAGAAGTCATGCATCCTCATGCATTTCGTCATTATTTTGCTATAAAAATGCTGAAAGCAACGGGCAATGATATTTCCCTTGTCAGCTCTTATTTAGGTCATTCGAATATTGCAACCACAGCGATTTATACCATGCGGACAAAAGATGAGCAGGTAAATCTTTTAAATGCACAAATGAGTTGGTGA
- a CDS encoding Mu-like prophage major head subunit gpT family protein: MMIKDSTLQGLRTMVRAEFRQAFDAALNREDYKELVTIVTSNTKSNSYAWLGSFPHMREWVGDRVINDMKEFSYAIENKKYEATLGIDRTDIEDDNLGQYRVLAQTQGQETVDFFWRQIAKLITDGFTALCYDGQNFFDTDHPVYEKPDGTGSNTQTSNILGAGSGKPWFLLDLNRPLKPFIMQERFAPEFDEIKDTQNETVFMKDKYLYGIRFRGNWGYGLWQQAVASKEALTADNFQKAYGMMETFKRDGGDPLGLRPTHLIVDASNRAAAESILLKQNLSGGESNINYNRVKLIVCHWM; this comes from the coding sequence ATGATGATCAAAGACAGTACGCTGCAAGGCTTACGCACAATGGTGCGTGCCGAGTTCCGGCAAGCGTTTGACGCGGCGCTCAACCGTGAAGATTATAAGGAGCTGGTTACGATTGTAACGAGCAACACGAAATCAAACTCGTATGCATGGCTCGGTAGTTTTCCGCACATGCGCGAATGGGTCGGCGACCGGGTTATCAATGACATGAAGGAGTTTTCCTACGCCATCGAAAACAAAAAGTATGAAGCGACACTCGGCATTGACCGTACCGATATCGAAGATGATAACCTCGGTCAGTACCGCGTTCTTGCACAAACGCAAGGGCAAGAGACGGTTGACTTCTTTTGGCGGCAAATTGCAAAGCTCATTACCGACGGCTTTACCGCCTTGTGTTATGACGGGCAAAACTTCTTCGATACCGATCATCCGGTCTATGAAAAACCGGACGGCACCGGCAGCAACACCCAAACGTCAAACATCCTCGGTGCCGGAAGCGGCAAGCCGTGGTTCTTGCTCGACCTTAACCGCCCGTTAAAGCCGTTTATCATGCAGGAACGGTTCGCCCCTGAATTTGATGAAATCAAAGACACGCAAAATGAAACCGTCTTTATGAAAGACAAATACCTTTACGGTATCCGTTTCCGCGGGAACTGGGGCTATGGTCTTTGGCAGCAGGCGGTCGCTTCGAAAGAAGCGCTCACCGCAGACAACTTCCAAAAGGCTTACGGCATGATGGAAACGTTCAAACGCGACGGCGGTGATCCGCTTGGGCTTCGCCCGACGCATCTGATTGTCGATGCTTCAAACCGTGCAGCGGCGGAATCAATTCTTTTAAAACAGAATTTGTCCGGCGGGGAATCGAACATCAACTATAACCGCGTGAAGCTCATCGTCTGCCATTGGATGTAA
- a CDS encoding phage tail tube protein, whose product MQLLKVSRVISTSLGELPLKEGGATFKPSSFKRETQVGEVHENTGYVETPTAAELSLTLNAAIDPQAFANVSNDTLTIILSGGSQHYMPAAWVTEAVELSKGELKVVYNSAKSQKLT is encoded by the coding sequence ATGCAGCTATTAAAAGTATCGCGAGTCATATCAACGAGCTTAGGAGAATTGCCGCTCAAAGAAGGAGGTGCGACTTTTAAGCCGTCAAGCTTTAAGCGGGAAACGCAAGTCGGCGAAGTACACGAAAATACCGGCTACGTGGAAACCCCGACCGCGGCAGAACTGTCATTGACACTGAACGCCGCCATCGATCCGCAAGCATTTGCAAATGTCTCCAACGATACACTTACCATCATATTATCAGGCGGCAGTCAGCACTATATGCCTGCCGCGTGGGTAACGGAAGCGGTTGAGCTTTCTAAGGGAGAACTCAAAGTAGTATACAACTCGGCAAAAAGCCAGAAGTTGACATAA
- a CDS encoding phage protease produces the protein MNTDSLFLCLNAESGKIPETIQLLPAGEYVAGRDGRRWIKNNPELIAQKSNEYLPQHIIDENHATDLRAPKGEESPAMGWFSAITAKEDGSIWAAVSWTARGKAALENQEYRYISPVFTVSANGAIECILRAGLTNTPNINLPILNSTQTAPADNPAKEKGMNKEICAALGLREDATENDVLTAITALKTQLNSARPVDLTAYAPRADLVQMEERAVRAETLLVEQNAAQLKEKAVIAVEKAVSERKIAPASKDAYLAMCASEEGLANFAKIMESTPAIIPAGVSAAAGLPPASETHTELNAEELDMCKAMGYTKEEWLKIKEGK, from the coding sequence ATGAACACCGACAGCCTTTTTTTATGCCTGAATGCTGAAAGCGGGAAAATTCCCGAAACAATACAGCTGTTACCGGCAGGCGAATATGTTGCAGGGCGCGACGGGCGGCGCTGGATTAAAAACAATCCGGAGCTGATTGCGCAAAAATCAAACGAGTATTTGCCTCAGCACATCATCGACGAAAACCATGCCACGGATTTACGCGCTCCGAAAGGAGAAGAATCTCCGGCAATGGGCTGGTTCAGCGCTATTACTGCAAAAGAAGACGGCTCCATTTGGGCAGCTGTTTCTTGGACGGCGCGGGGAAAAGCTGCCTTAGAGAATCAAGAATATCGCTACATCTCTCCCGTTTTTACGGTGAGTGCAAACGGAGCGATAGAGTGCATCTTACGGGCAGGTCTTACCAATACACCGAATATAAACCTTCCCATATTAAACAGTACACAGACCGCGCCGGCGGATAATCCGGCAAAGGAGAAAGGAATGAATAAAGAAATCTGCGCGGCGTTGGGACTTCGTGAAGACGCAACGGAAAACGACGTGCTTACGGCAATCACTGCGTTAAAAACGCAGCTCAACAGCGCAAGGCCGGTTGACCTTACCGCGTATGCTCCGCGTGCGGACTTGGTGCAAATGGAAGAGCGGGCAGTGCGAGCAGAAACGCTGCTTGTAGAACAGAATGCCGCACAGCTGAAAGAGAAAGCTGTTATCGCTGTTGAAAAAGCGGTGAGCGAGCGCAAGATCGCTCCTGCAAGTAAGGATGCCTATCTTGCCATGTGTGCAAGTGAAGAAGGCTTGGCAAACTTTGCAAAGATTATGGAAAGCACCCCTGCAATTATACCGGCCGGTGTTTCAGCTGCCGCAGGTTTACCGCCTGCAAGCGAAACGCACACGGAACTGAATGCGGAGGAGCTGGATATGTGTAAAGCGATGGGCTATACGAAAGAGGAATGGCTCAAAATTAAGGAGGGGAAATAA
- a CDS encoding phage tail assembly protein yields MKTFYLKHPVSLGERTITELTLQDPHVRHLMRTDAYGVNTIAADVALCSALSGESEALLANLHIEDWALIRVELQKIYAVFFGVKAEMENNADEQNPTKAAD; encoded by the coding sequence ATGAAGACCTTTTATTTAAAGCATCCGGTTTCACTCGGTGAAAGAACCATTACAGAATTAACCTTACAAGACCCCCATGTTCGTCATCTTATGCGCACCGATGCCTACGGAGTTAATACCATTGCAGCAGATGTCGCCCTTTGTTCTGCGCTTTCCGGGGAATCGGAAGCGCTATTGGCAAATCTACACATTGAAGATTGGGCGCTTATCCGTGTTGAACTGCAAAAAATATATGCAGTCTTTTTCGGAGTGAAAGCCGAAATGGAAAACAACGCAGATGAGCAAAACCCTACCAAGGCAGCGGATTAA
- a CDS encoding HsdM family class I SAM-dependent methyltransferase, with product MSIAKPEQTLTKKVWNMTGVLAAAGVGFTDYIIQLTYLLFLKMDFEKESYGLGSALPDGSKWKDLVELDGRDQLEKYEKILEILQASDGLIGAIFTEAQNKIKTPALLKKLIGMIDEENWFSMDGDLKGAIYESILQKNGQDKKSGAGQYFTPRPLINAMVDVIQPKITETVADPACGTGGFLLAAYDYMRKQSDEPSKVDFLQTQALSGNDITPLVVTLASMNLYLHDIGVNTTPIKCEDSLEHEPEHLVNVILANPPFGARPAGSVDISTMRSDLIVTTSNNQLNFLQHIMVMLKDGGRAGIVLPDNVLFADGAGEILRKKLLKDFNLHTILRLPTGIFYANGVKANVLFFEKGSPTKETWYYDYRTGIKHTLTTKPLKRSDLEDFVKCYCAGRLEDRKETWSKENPTGRWRKYHVDELLARDKTSLDISWIKDDSDAVDCSLAELMQTIQTKSANIAAAVAELSRLIEGIEE from the coding sequence ATGAGTATAGCAAAACCGGAACAGACGCTTACGAAAAAAGTTTGGAACATGACAGGCGTTCTTGCAGCGGCCGGCGTCGGATTTACCGATTATATTATTCAGCTGACATATCTCTTATTTCTAAAAATGGATTTTGAGAAAGAATCTTACGGTTTAGGCAGCGCACTTCCTGACGGAAGCAAATGGAAAGACCTTGTTGAACTGGACGGACGCGATCAACTTGAAAAATATGAAAAGATTCTTGAAATTTTACAGGCATCTGATGGACTTATCGGCGCAATTTTTACGGAAGCGCAAAATAAGATTAAAACACCGGCTCTTCTTAAAAAACTGATCGGAATGATTGATGAAGAAAACTGGTTCAGTATGGACGGAGATCTAAAAGGCGCAATTTATGAAAGTATTCTTCAAAAAAACGGACAGGATAAAAAATCCGGAGCAGGGCAATACTTTACACCGCGTCCTTTGATTAATGCGATGGTTGATGTGATTCAACCGAAGATTACAGAGACCGTTGCCGACCCGGCGTGCGGAACCGGCGGCTTCTTGCTTGCCGCCTATGACTATATGCGCAAACAAAGCGACGAGCCGAGTAAAGTGGATTTCTTACAAACGCAGGCACTGAGCGGAAATGACATTACGCCTCTTGTCGTAACATTGGCTTCTATGAATCTTTATCTTCACGATATTGGAGTGAATACCACACCGATTAAATGTGAAGATAGTTTGGAACACGAACCCGAACATCTTGTAAATGTGATTCTTGCCAACCCTCCGTTTGGGGCTCGCCCTGCAGGAAGTGTGGATATTTCGACCATGCGTTCCGATTTGATTGTAACGACAAGCAACAACCAGTTAAATTTTTTGCAGCATATAATGGTCATGTTAAAAGACGGCGGAAGAGCCGGAATCGTTCTTCCCGATAATGTGCTTTTTGCAGACGGTGCCGGAGAAATTCTTCGCAAAAAACTTTTAAAAGATTTTAATCTTCATACGATCCTTCGTTTACCGACCGGTATTTTTTACGCAAACGGCGTAAAAGCAAATGTACTGTTCTTTGAAAAAGGAAGTCCGACAAAAGAGACATGGTATTACGATTACCGGACAGGAATTAAACACACACTTACAACGAAACCGCTTAAACGTTCCGACCTTGAAGACTTTGTAAAGTGCTACTGCGCGGGGCGTCTTGAAGACAGAAAAGAAACATGGAGCAAAGAAAATCCGACGGGAAGATGGCGTAAATATCACGTCGATGAATTGCTTGCACGGGATAAAACCAGTCTGGATATTTCCTGGATAAAAGACGATTCCGATGCGGTAGACTGTTCACTCGCCGAACTGATGCAGACAATTCAAACCAAAAGCGCCAATATCGCCGCTGCAGTTGCCGAGCTTTCCCGACTGATTGAAGGAATTGAAGAATGA
- a CDS encoding phage protein Gp36 family protein, with translation MKSFLTAMELEQRTPRNSLPLNENGELDTARIDLALSDATGIIVAQLPWLLKDAELINPIPAQFDAALKGMCADIAVHRLTDTVTSSEDTRDWYKDSIKLLEKIDREFKGGLSGPDLQEASLVIGGGAEDADDPRYWKKGAII, from the coding sequence ATGAAGTCTTTTTTAACCGCCATGGAACTGGAACAGCGCACCCCGCGTAATAGTTTACCGCTGAATGAAAACGGCGAACTCGATACGGCGCGTATCGATCTTGCGCTATCTGACGCAACGGGAATAATCGTTGCACAGCTTCCGTGGCTCTTAAAAGATGCGGAACTTATCAATCCCATCCCTGCGCAGTTTGATGCTGCCTTAAAGGGAATGTGCGCTGACATCGCCGTGCACCGTTTAACCGATACGGTAACCTCAAGCGAAGATACGCGGGACTGGTATAAAGACAGCATAAAGCTGTTAGAAAAGATAGACCGGGAATTTAAAGGCGGACTATCCGGGCCTGACTTACAGGAAGCATCCCTTGTTATCGGGGGCGGTGCCGAAGATGCAGATGATCCGCGCTACTGGAAAAAAGGAGCGATAATTTGA
- a CDS encoding regulatory protein GemA, which produces MNSGTYKTKKGQLIRLIHVGKQKIGLTEEEYRALLEGITGKTSSTELTIAELEAVLKAFKRLGFQVKKMAASAEEVGRATAEQIQYIKGLWELSARVKTEAALNRFIKRITGVPYLRWLDVKTAQKVILAVRDIAVQAGYDPDGMPELKSL; this is translated from the coding sequence ATGAATAGTGGAACATATAAAACCAAGAAAGGACAGCTCATCCGGCTTATTCATGTGGGTAAGCAAAAGATCGGATTGACCGAAGAAGAATACCGCGCATTGCTTGAAGGGATAACCGGTAAAACGAGCAGTACGGAACTGACTATTGCCGAACTTGAAGCAGTGCTCAAGGCGTTTAAGCGTTTAGGCTTTCAGGTAAAAAAGATGGCTGCAAGTGCGGAAGAAGTCGGGCGGGCGACGGCGGAGCAGATACAATACATCAAAGGTTTATGGGAGCTTTCCGCACGGGTAAAAACGGAAGCGGCTCTCAACCGTTTTATCAAGCGTATTACCGGTGTTCCCTACCTGCGGTGGCTTGATGTAAAGACTGCACAAAAAGTCATTCTAGCCGTCCGCGATATTGCGGTACAGGCTGGTTATGATCCTGATGGAATGCCGGAATTAAAATCATTATAA
- a CDS encoding HNH endonuclease → MSTVKWTKEIDNWIKERCPIREHGYTQIQHIVDDLNATFHTDFGINAFKTNCYSKGFKIDACNSANYHRGETHHRHKPVGSLQEKKGYVQIKIGEPNQWMQYQRYVWEQHHPGESAKGMVVLFMDGNSRNFEPSNLERVSRGELTVMASLGHTAAMSREEREICLLRARVALAKGKLIGREKVYALHNKANYERKKNDPAEKAKKAAYAKQRFAKIKADPVKYEAYLCKQREYRAKNRERLKAQTREYRRIRRQTKGRTV, encoded by the coding sequence ATGAGTACGGTTAAGTGGACGAAAGAAATTGATAACTGGATTAAAGAGCGCTGCCCCATCCGTGAACATGGATACACTCAGATTCAGCACATAGTCGATGATCTTAATGCAACGTTTCATACGGACTTTGGCATAAATGCATTCAAGACCAACTGTTACAGTAAAGGTTTTAAGATTGATGCATGCAATAGTGCAAACTATCATCGAGGTGAAACACACCATCGACACAAACCAGTCGGCAGCTTGCAAGAAAAAAAAGGCTATGTGCAGATAAAGATCGGAGAACCGAATCAATGGATGCAGTATCAGCGGTATGTGTGGGAACAACACCATCCGGGTGAGAGTGCAAAAGGAATGGTCGTCCTTTTCATGGACGGCAATAGTCGTAACTTTGAGCCTTCAAATCTTGAGCGCGTTTCACGAGGAGAATTAACCGTTATGGCTAGTCTAGGACATACAGCAGCAATGTCGCGCGAAGAGCGGGAAATATGCTTACTTCGTGCACGAGTTGCCCTCGCGAAAGGAAAACTTATAGGACGTGAGAAAGTCTACGCACTCCATAATAAAGCAAACTACGAACGGAAAAAAAACGATCCTGCAGAAAAGGCAAAAAAAGCTGCTTACGCAAAGCAACGGTTTGCAAAGATTAAGGCTGATCCGGTAAAGTACGAAGCGTATCTTTGTAAGCAGCGGGAATACCGGGCAAAGAACCGCGAACGATTAAAGGCGCAAACGCGTGAATATCGGCGGATACGGCGGCAAACAAAAGGGAGGACGGTATGA
- a CDS encoding ExeA family protein, which yields MLTLQARKAFKVVSDPFTGDVTKAADVYMSEDTRFIAEYLYQTARAGGMLALIGESGSGKTTLRRYAIDRMQTEGQKVRVITPRIIDKSRLTAASICDAIILDCSEEKPKRTLEGKARQIERILTNSSRAGWSHVLMIEEAHDLHIQTLKYLKRFWELEDGFKKLLAIILIGQPEMKGKLDEAKNWEAREVIRRMEVLELAPLGSGKDIAAYLDVKFARLKRERKSIITDEGCEALALKLRRQTRSQQLVYSIAYPLLVNNWMRRAMNLAAELGGQIVDADIVNSL from the coding sequence ATGCTGACACTACAGGCGAGGAAAGCATTTAAAGTGGTATCCGATCCGTTTACGGGAGACGTAACAAAAGCGGCGGATGTGTACATGAGCGAAGATACCCGATTTATTGCGGAGTATCTGTATCAGACTGCGCGGGCGGGCGGAATGCTTGCGCTCATTGGAGAGTCCGGCTCCGGTAAGACAACCTTACGGCGGTATGCCATAGACCGAATGCAAACGGAAGGGCAAAAGGTGCGGGTCATTACCCCGCGCATTATCGACAAGTCGCGTCTTACCGCTGCCAGTATCTGCGATGCCATTATTCTGGACTGCTCGGAAGAAAAGCCGAAGCGGACGCTTGAAGGGAAGGCGCGGCAAATTGAGCGGATACTGACCAATTCAAGCCGTGCAGGCTGGAGCCATGTACTCATGATTGAAGAAGCACACGACCTGCATATTCAAACGCTCAAATATTTAAAACGCTTTTGGGAATTGGAAGACGGCTTTAAAAAGTTATTGGCAATTATTTTGATTGGGCAGCCAGAAATGAAGGGCAAACTCGATGAAGCAAAAAACTGGGAAGCGCGCGAAGTTATCCGGCGTATGGAAGTGCTGGAATTAGCTCCTCTTGGAAGCGGAAAAGATATTGCCGCTTATCTTGATGTAAAGTTTGCTCGTCTTAAAAGAGAGCGCAAGAGTATCATCACCGATGAAGGCTGTGAAGCGCTTGCCTTAAAGCTTAGGCGGCAAACACGCAGTCAGCAGCTTGTCTACAGTATTGCTTATCCGCTTTTAGTCAACAACTGGATGCGGCGGGCAATGAACCTTGCGGCAGAACTCGGCGGTCAAATTGTCGATGCCGATATCGTCAATTCTTTGTAA
- a CDS encoding Mor transcription activator family protein: protein MENLMQEMLRVLAGRGVERERALRALRALSSWFGGQLVYIPQQKRTQSRIGQEIYGVLADAVGDADAERIYEIIARFYGGVQWYIPVEKTAFRKQIAQEIAQRYNGSVDSMRDLCREYGMSFNQMYRLYHEGQDALRQNEFNFDGSYEKKQE, encoded by the coding sequence GTGGAAAACTTAATGCAGGAAATGCTGCGGGTGCTTGCCGGACGAGGGGTAGAAAGAGAGCGGGCACTGCGAGCACTGAGAGCGTTAAGTAGTTGGTTCGGCGGGCAGCTGGTATACATACCGCAACAGAAAAGAACCCAATCCCGCATTGGGCAAGAAATCTACGGCGTGTTAGCTGACGCGGTAGGAGACGCCGATGCGGAGCGGATATACGAAATTATTGCGCGGTTTTACGGGGGCGTGCAGTGGTATATCCCGGTAGAAAAAACGGCATTTAGAAAACAGATTGCCCAAGAGATTGCGCAAAGATATAACGGTTCGGTTGATTCAATGCGCGACCTTTGCCGGGAATACGGCATGTCGTTTAATCAAATGTACCGGCTCTATCACGAAGGGCAAGATGCATTGCGTCAAAATGAGTTTAATTTTGACGGCTCGTATGAAAAAAAGCAAGAGTAA